From Peromyscus maniculatus bairdii isolate BWxNUB_F1_BW_parent chromosome 8, HU_Pman_BW_mat_3.1, whole genome shotgun sequence, a single genomic window includes:
- the LOC102919711 gene encoding group 10 secretory phospholipase A2 translates to MLLLLLLLLLLGPGPRLNEATRRSHVYKRGLLELAGTLDCVGPRSPVAYMNYGCYCGLGGHGDPRDAIDWCCHHHDCCYSRAQETGCSPKLDRYAWKCIDHRIQCGPAENKCQELLCKCDEELAYCLAGTEYHLKYLFYPSVLCEKDSPKCH, encoded by the exons atgctgctgctgctgctgctactgttgctGCTAGGACCTGGACCCAGACTCAATGAGG CAACAAGGAGGTCACATGTGTACAAGCGTGGGCTCCTGGAACTGGCAGGAACCTTGGATTGTGTTGGTCCTCGATCACCGGTGGCCTACATGAACTATGGCTGTTATTGTGGCCTGGGTGGCCATGGAGACCCACGTGATGCCATTGACTG GTGCTGCCACCATCATGACTGCTGCTACTCTCGAGCTCAGGAGACTGGCTGCAGCCCCAAGCTAGACCGCTACGCATGGAAATGCATCGACCACCGCATCCAGTGTG GACCTGCAGAGAACAAATGCCAAGAACTTCTGTGCAAGTGTGACGAGGAGCTTGCGTACTGCCTTGCAGGAACAGAGTACCACCTGAAATACCTCTTCTACCCCTCGGTTTTATGTGAGAAGGACTCACCCAAGTGCCACTga